The Acidicapsa acidisoli genome window below encodes:
- a CDS encoding GH39 family glycosyl hydrolase, whose translation MYGFRKWTLAICSCFLLGSSLVGQENGTIQIHIDADAPTTAFPHFWEKTFGSGRAILSLRESYRKDIETVKSVTGFESVRFHGILTDEVGLYDPDRVIKNPGLAAEAVNDSSPYNFMYIDQIYDGLLSKGIKPFVELSFMPRKLAADPNALHPFFYHPIVSPPKDYKLWDEMIQAFAAHLVARYGINEVSTWKFEVWNEPNLDFWGGAPKQSTYWDLYDHTARAIKSVSLRLQVGGPATAQAAWVPDFLAHVYENHIPVDFVSTHVYGNDSAPNVLGTSEDVPRDQMVYRAVKKVHDQIASSPLPHLPLIFSEYGASYSNEPNVTDSPYMGPWLANTIRQCDGLVENLAYWTFSDVFEEQGVARSSYYGGFGVIAPNNIPKASLNALAILHKLGDRRMAVDSDSVLATKLSDGNLAVALWNYVPPGGSGPNYTQQSTLPGAPRTFIVQLEHFSAMPTATVYRVDSTHGNSLALFDQMGRPENLSPEQISRLQKAGSLSPAEPASIQDGRITTTVPPYGLVVLLIRHR comes from the coding sequence ATGTATGGATTTCGTAAATGGACGCTTGCGATATGTAGTTGCTTTCTTCTGGGTTCGTCACTTGTGGGCCAGGAGAATGGCACCATTCAAATCCACATCGATGCAGATGCGCCGACCACAGCGTTCCCGCATTTTTGGGAAAAGACGTTCGGTTCAGGACGCGCGATCTTGTCCTTGAGGGAAAGCTACCGGAAGGACATTGAGACCGTGAAAAGCGTTACGGGATTTGAATCCGTTCGCTTTCACGGAATCCTAACGGACGAGGTAGGGCTCTATGATCCTGACCGAGTGATCAAGAATCCCGGATTGGCTGCCGAAGCCGTCAACGATTCATCGCCATACAACTTTATGTATATCGATCAGATCTATGACGGCCTGTTGAGCAAGGGCATCAAGCCGTTCGTCGAACTGAGCTTCATGCCTCGAAAGCTGGCTGCCGATCCAAACGCTCTCCATCCGTTCTTCTATCACCCCATTGTTTCGCCTCCGAAAGACTACAAGCTTTGGGATGAAATGATTCAGGCCTTTGCCGCTCACCTCGTTGCTCGTTACGGTATCAATGAGGTTAGCACCTGGAAGTTTGAAGTCTGGAACGAGCCCAACTTGGACTTCTGGGGAGGAGCACCGAAGCAGTCGACCTATTGGGATCTTTACGATCACACGGCACGCGCGATCAAGTCTGTTTCGCTGCGACTCCAGGTAGGTGGCCCAGCCACGGCTCAGGCAGCCTGGGTTCCTGACTTTTTGGCTCACGTGTATGAGAACCACATTCCAGTTGACTTCGTTTCGACGCACGTTTACGGAAACGACAGCGCCCCAAACGTACTTGGGACAAGTGAGGATGTTCCTCGCGACCAAATGGTGTATCGCGCAGTGAAGAAGGTTCATGATCAGATCGCATCGTCGCCGCTCCCGCATCTTCCGTTGATTTTCTCTGAGTACGGCGCCAGCTATTCCAACGAGCCAAATGTCACCGATTCACCGTACATGGGACCGTGGCTCGCGAACACGATCAGACAGTGCGATGGGCTGGTCGAAAACTTGGCCTATTGGACATTTTCCGATGTGTTCGAGGAGCAGGGTGTAGCACGGTCTTCGTATTACGGCGGGTTCGGTGTGATTGCACCGAACAACATCCCGAAGGCATCACTGAATGCTCTGGCCATTCTGCACAAGCTTGGAGACCGTCGCATGGCGGTCGATTCCGATTCTGTTCTGGCTACGAAACTCTCAGATGGAAACCTCGCGGTTGCACTGTGGAACTATGTGCCGCCCGGTGGCAGCGGACCGAATTACACTCAGCAGTCCACACTACCGGGTGCGCCGCGCACATTCATTGTGCAACTGGAGCATTTCAGTGCCATGCCTACCGCCACTGTCTATCGCGTGGACAGCACGCACGGGAATAGTCTTGCGCTGTTTGATCAAATGGGCCGGCCAGAGAACCTGAGTCCAGAACAGATCTCCCGCTTGCAGAAGGCGGGCTCTCTGTCGCCAGCGGAGCCGGCATCGATCCAGGATGGGAGGATTACGACCACTGTGCCTCCATATGGACTTGTGGTGCTCTTGATCAGGCACCGATGA
- a CDS encoding beta-glucosidase has translation MYNRKISTLSLFVIAVLAASAAASVALAQSADRPWMNTNLSPEERADLVLKQMTLDEKLSLLHGNGMAHNPQWTMPLTELSNGGAGYVEGVKRLGIPPIVISDAGYGVRDSGANGRYSTAMPSSLGATSSWDVESACAFGDVIGGDLRAQGFNMTLGGGVDLAREPRNGRTFEYAGEDPLLAGTVVGNLMKCEQAQHVVGDIKHYVMNDQETGRFFVNSIISKRAMQESDLLAFHIAISIANPGAVMCSYNRINGDFGCQNSYTLREVLKKDWGFKGFVISDWAGTHSTEKASAAGLDQEQPMADYFGPKLKAAVDAGRVPLSEIDDHARRVLYAEFLSGVVDNPIQTSVPDVEKGLEVAQRVEEKSIVLLKNSPSVLPINPTKVHSIAIIGGHADVGMLSGGGSAQVDPPGGNAIMPPGKGATVWQEHIWFPTSPLKALQAKLPNTKIDFDSGKDLQSAANLAKSADLAIVFAYQWLSEDMDVPSLSLPDNQDALIEQVAAANPHTIVILETGSAVSMPWVNNVPGVVEAWFAGSSGHRALANVLVGDVNPSGKLPLTFPKSDNDLPRAAIQSASSLNQMQANADPMSPGGPLDNYVVHYDEGAAVGYKWFEMQHKQPLFAFGFGLSYTTYAYSGLTVDSAGKIAHFNVKNTGKRPGTEIAEVYVRLPKGSDEPFKRLAGWTRVNLGPGESKAVTVTIDPRPLQTFDEATDSWSLAPGDYEVLVGAASDNTPLSGNLQIH, from the coding sequence ATGTACAACCGCAAGATTAGTACCCTCTCTCTTTTCGTCATCGCAGTTCTGGCAGCCTCTGCCGCAGCGTCCGTAGCCCTCGCTCAAAGTGCAGACCGTCCGTGGATGAATACCAACCTCTCCCCAGAAGAGCGCGCCGATCTGGTGCTGAAGCAGATGACGCTCGACGAAAAGCTGTCGCTGCTCCACGGGAATGGAATGGCGCATAATCCGCAGTGGACCATGCCTCTTACGGAGCTGAGCAATGGCGGCGCAGGGTACGTTGAAGGTGTCAAGCGATTGGGCATACCCCCGATCGTCATCTCGGATGCCGGCTATGGGGTTAGGGACAGCGGGGCGAACGGCAGGTATTCAACCGCCATGCCATCGAGCCTGGGGGCAACATCGAGTTGGGATGTGGAATCCGCTTGCGCGTTCGGCGATGTGATTGGCGGCGATCTCCGAGCGCAGGGCTTCAACATGACCCTGGGGGGCGGCGTCGACCTTGCCCGGGAACCGCGAAATGGCCGCACCTTCGAATACGCGGGAGAAGATCCCCTTCTCGCCGGCACCGTGGTCGGCAATCTCATGAAGTGCGAACAGGCTCAACATGTCGTTGGCGACATCAAGCACTACGTGATGAACGACCAGGAGACGGGACGCTTCTTCGTCAACTCCATCATCTCCAAACGAGCCATGCAGGAATCCGACCTGCTCGCCTTTCACATCGCGATCTCGATTGCGAATCCGGGCGCGGTGATGTGCTCCTACAACCGAATCAATGGGGATTTCGGCTGTCAGAATTCCTACACGCTGCGCGAGGTCCTCAAAAAGGATTGGGGCTTCAAGGGGTTCGTAATCTCGGACTGGGCCGGAACGCACAGCACCGAGAAGGCATCGGCTGCGGGCCTCGACCAAGAACAGCCAATGGCGGACTACTTCGGACCGAAGCTGAAAGCCGCGGTCGATGCCGGAAGAGTGCCGCTCTCCGAGATTGACGACCACGCGCGTCGCGTCTTGTATGCCGAATTTCTCTCCGGCGTCGTTGACAACCCGATTCAGACCAGCGTTCCCGATGTCGAAAAGGGTTTAGAAGTGGCGCAAAGGGTTGAAGAGAAGAGCATCGTTTTGCTGAAGAATAGTCCTAGCGTGCTTCCGATCAATCCGACTAAGGTCCATAGCATTGCGATCATTGGTGGACACGCTGACGTTGGGATGCTTTCCGGTGGGGGATCGGCACAGGTTGACCCGCCTGGGGGCAATGCGATTATGCCTCCTGGCAAGGGTGCAACGGTCTGGCAGGAGCATATCTGGTTCCCGACCTCTCCGCTAAAAGCTCTCCAAGCGAAACTGCCGAATACGAAAATTGATTTTGATTCTGGAAAAGACTTGCAGTCCGCTGCGAATCTGGCCAAGAGCGCCGATCTGGCCATCGTATTTGCGTATCAGTGGCTGTCTGAAGATATGGATGTCCCGAGCCTGTCGCTTCCGGACAATCAGGATGCCTTAATTGAGCAGGTGGCTGCTGCGAATCCTCACACGATCGTCATCCTCGAGACCGGAAGCGCAGTCTCGATGCCTTGGGTAAACAACGTTCCCGGCGTCGTCGAAGCGTGGTTCGCCGGCAGCTCGGGTCATAGGGCGCTCGCCAACGTGCTGGTTGGCGATGTTAATCCGAGCGGCAAACTCCCTCTGACATTCCCGAAGAGTGATAACGATCTTCCTAGAGCTGCTATTCAATCGGCATCCTCTTTGAATCAAATGCAAGCAAATGCTGACCCGATGAGTCCGGGTGGCCCGTTGGACAACTACGTCGTTCACTACGACGAAGGAGCCGCTGTCGGTTACAAGTGGTTCGAGATGCAGCACAAACAGCCGTTATTCGCCTTTGGCTTCGGTTTGTCGTATACGACTTACGCATACTCGGGACTGACTGTCGATTCCGCCGGAAAGATTGCCCACTTCAATGTCAAGAACACGGGAAAACGACCCGGTACCGAAATTGCGGAGGTCTACGTGCGACTGCCCAAGGGCTCCGATGAGCCGTTCAAGCGGCTCGCAGGATGGACGCGTGTCAACCTCGGTCCTGGCGAATCAAAAGCCGTGACAGTCACCATTGATCCTCGACCGTTGCAGACGTTCGACGAAGCCACCGACAGTTGGAGCCTCGCACCTGGCGATTACGAAGTGCTAGTCGGGGCTGCTTCAGATAACACACCGCTCTCGGGGAACCTCCAGATTCATTGA
- a CDS encoding acyltransferase family protein, whose amino-acid sequence MNVPVVVDRTSSGKEHFEVLDGLRGSAAFLIVIFHVFNYSFGFHGPWALVKHAYLAVDFFFALSGFVVAYAYDDRWTRMSILQFFRIRLIRLHPLVLIGATLGLLGYLFDPFSKASNHTDAPMLLLAYITSLLLLPSPPVGGRHNETQALNGPAWSLMQEYLANIAYALILRRLRPLTLAIIFGISGFLLIWTVNAQGSLDGGWDYPRIWMAPLRLTVSFVMGLWLYRVHDRIRVPKIGLLLLSIVLVVCFQMPVFPKVGEYSLNGFYDAACVLLLFPVIILCGAHSNAGTGMIRLCKFSGHLSYPLYITHIPFVYVLAGYSWTRHPSLDVKLTWIFLTIPFAIIVGWLILKYFDEPVRAWLTQRYGIKRTTV is encoded by the coding sequence ATGAATGTTCCCGTAGTTGTCGACCGCACCAGTAGCGGAAAAGAACACTTCGAAGTATTGGATGGGTTGAGGGGGAGTGCCGCATTCCTGATCGTGATCTTCCACGTCTTCAATTACTCGTTTGGATTCCACGGCCCGTGGGCCCTAGTCAAACATGCCTATCTCGCAGTCGATTTCTTCTTCGCGCTGTCGGGGTTTGTGGTCGCGTATGCCTACGATGATCGATGGACGCGGATGTCGATTCTCCAATTCTTCCGTATTCGTCTTATCCGGCTCCATCCACTGGTCCTGATCGGAGCCACTCTGGGGTTGCTCGGTTATCTCTTCGATCCCTTCAGTAAGGCGAGCAACCATACGGATGCCCCGATGTTGTTGCTGGCCTATATCACCTCATTGCTCCTGCTGCCTTCGCCGCCAGTCGGGGGACGGCATAACGAAACTCAGGCGCTCAACGGGCCGGCCTGGTCCTTGATGCAGGAATATCTGGCAAACATCGCCTACGCTCTGATTCTTCGTCGCCTGCGCCCGCTAACTCTGGCAATCATCTTCGGCATATCTGGATTCCTGCTTATTTGGACCGTCAATGCACAAGGGTCGCTGGATGGAGGCTGGGACTACCCGAGGATCTGGATGGCGCCGTTGAGGCTGACGGTTTCATTTGTCATGGGCCTCTGGCTCTATCGGGTTCATGACCGGATTCGCGTGCCCAAAATCGGACTGCTCTTGCTTTCGATCGTGCTTGTGGTGTGTTTTCAGATGCCAGTCTTCCCCAAGGTTGGCGAATACTCGCTGAACGGATTTTATGACGCGGCATGCGTGCTCCTCCTGTTTCCGGTCATCATCCTTTGTGGGGCGCACTCGAACGCAGGTACAGGCATGATCAGGCTCTGCAAGTTCAGCGGTCACCTCTCTTATCCGCTCTATATCACTCACATTCCGTTCGTATACGTACTCGCGGGCTACTCGTGGACAAGGCATCCCAGCCTGGATGTAAAGCTGACATGGATTTTTTTGACCATTCCATTCGCGATCATTGTGGGTTGGTTGATTCTGAAGTATTTCGACGAGCCAGTAAGGGCGTGGCTAACTCAGCGTTACGGCATCAAGCGGACGACGGTATAA
- a CDS encoding SDR family NAD(P)-dependent oxidoreductase: protein MVSGSSSESVSGPHPRKTALVTGGAKRVGRELALTLARSGMDVAITFRASADEAAETVRAIELLGVRSIALQMDVCSEASVRDAILATVAEFGGLDLLVNNAAIFESASLAEISLERWDAVFETNARGPFLAAREALPHLKAAHGRIVNLGSLGGSHPWATHGHYCSSKAALHMLTQTMAKAFAPEVSVNCVAPGYIEIAGDREVAHFASKTPMGRNGSAEDVAAAVLFFATGPHFITGQILTVDGGLGL, encoded by the coding sequence ATGGTTTCCGGATCATCTTCTGAGTCGGTTTCCGGTCCTCACCCCCGTAAAACTGCTCTTGTGACCGGCGGCGCCAAGCGTGTGGGCAGGGAACTGGCCCTGACTTTGGCGCGCTCTGGCATGGACGTCGCGATTACCTTCCGCGCCTCGGCAGATGAGGCAGCAGAGACAGTCCGTGCCATTGAGTTGTTGGGTGTCCGTTCGATAGCTTTGCAGATGGATGTCTGCAGCGAGGCGAGCGTTCGGGATGCGATTCTGGCCACTGTGGCAGAGTTTGGCGGCCTCGATCTGCTGGTGAATAACGCTGCGATCTTTGAATCTGCGTCGCTGGCTGAGATCAGCCTGGAGCGCTGGGATGCAGTCTTCGAAACGAACGCGCGGGGCCCGTTTCTGGCGGCTCGCGAGGCTCTGCCGCATCTGAAGGCCGCGCATGGACGCATCGTGAACCTGGGTTCGCTGGGAGGCAGTCACCCATGGGCGACTCATGGACATTACTGCTCTTCGAAGGCTGCCTTGCACATGCTGACGCAGACAATGGCCAAGGCCTTTGCGCCTGAGGTCAGCGTGAATTGCGTGGCTCCTGGGTATATTGAAATTGCAGGCGACAGAGAAGTTGCGCATTTTGCATCGAAGACACCCATGGGGCGGAATGGAAGCGCTGAGGATGTAGCCGCGGCAGTGCTGTTTTTTGCAACAGGACCGCATTTCATTACCGGACAGATTTTGACCGTCGACGGCGGGTTGGGGTTGTGA
- a CDS encoding co-chaperone GroES: MATSSVVTTFTPLHDRILVRRVEEGETVRGGIIIPDSAKEKPQEGEVISVGKGKSNDEGKVFPLDVKAGDRVLFGKYSGTEIKIDGEEFLIMREEEVLGILKK; encoded by the coding sequence ATGGCTACATCATCCGTAGTTACGACCTTCACTCCGCTCCACGATCGCATTCTGGTCCGCCGCGTGGAAGAGGGCGAAACGGTTCGGGGCGGCATCATCATCCCTGACAGCGCCAAGGAAAAGCCCCAGGAAGGCGAAGTCATCTCCGTAGGCAAGGGCAAGTCCAACGACGAAGGCAAGGTTTTCCCCCTTGATGTAAAGGCTGGCGACCGCGTTCTCTTCGGCAAGTACTCCGGCACCGAGATCAAGATCGACGGCGAAGAGTTCCTCATCATGCGCGAAGAAGAAGTCCTCGGAATTCTGAAGAAGTAA
- the lepB gene encoding signal peptidase I produces the protein MCPATKISPVSTKPAASAKINQEVTPFEALASICSVLVVGLFILTFLAQNYVIPSGSMENTLLVGDHLVVDQITLMPPASWMPLIRYREPRRGDIVVFHKPVNQPGIDATDADGTPQYTPLVKRLIGVPGDHIHLRNGIVIVNGVAEPVGFAQPTTTDNFNEFLDDFPAVPPAAASGATESWAVNFSSYIQDGDLVVPPGMYFMMGDNRHNSLDSRYWGFVPRANIIGRPLFNYWSFKAADGQLEQTGFGHKLAWIGHVLVHFFPDTRWKRTFHVVR, from the coding sequence ATGTGCCCAGCGACGAAGATTTCTCCTGTTTCAACGAAGCCCGCAGCTTCCGCCAAGATCAATCAGGAGGTGACTCCTTTCGAAGCGCTGGCCAGCATCTGCTCAGTTCTGGTGGTGGGCCTGTTCATTCTGACCTTCTTAGCTCAGAACTACGTCATTCCGTCAGGCTCGATGGAGAACACGCTGCTTGTGGGCGATCACCTGGTCGTCGACCAGATCACCCTAATGCCGCCTGCTTCGTGGATGCCGCTCATCAGGTATCGCGAGCCGAGGCGCGGCGATATCGTGGTCTTCCACAAGCCCGTCAATCAGCCTGGTATTGATGCCACTGACGCCGACGGAACACCACAATACACTCCCCTGGTGAAGAGGTTGATTGGCGTACCGGGAGATCATATTCATCTACGCAACGGCATTGTGATTGTTAATGGTGTTGCAGAGCCGGTGGGATTTGCGCAGCCGACGACGACGGATAACTTCAACGAGTTCCTCGATGATTTTCCCGCAGTACCCCCGGCAGCAGCATCTGGGGCGACAGAGTCGTGGGCCGTGAACTTCTCAAGCTATATCCAGGATGGCGACCTGGTGGTTCCACCCGGCATGTACTTCATGATGGGCGATAACCGGCACAACAGCCTGGACTCGCGCTACTGGGGCTTCGTGCCACGCGCCAACATAATTGGCCGGCCTCTCTTCAACTATTGGTCGTTCAAGGCCGCAGATGGACAACTTGAACAAACAGGATTCGGTCACAAGCTCGCGTGGATCGGCCACGTTCTGGTGCATTTCTTCCCAGACACGCGCTGGAAACGCACTTTCCACGTTGTTCGTTGA
- a CDS encoding TonB-dependent receptor, whose product MKWTCKRFAGSVRKLLVLGCAIAAPLCAQEQTVVAWHGLLRNSEGAPIAGAEVRLSGAATAQADTVADGSFTVPALPAGQYRLTIDAEGKTVRYGQSIDLTPAPPAVVITLSSRGEIAVAARHDTGATGGEALSSQTVSSLPLNGRDFSTLLLLAAGTMTDTNGATNFTQQFAINGQRGVEATFAMDGSDISDPEMGGSIMPNFNVDAIQELQSSSGWMPADIGRGAAGFTNIITRSGKSGFHGSFFEFVRNSAFDARNYFDNPTPAYPGRIPPFRRNEFGFTNGGPVYIPHLYNGRQQTFYATEYQGFRQVLGTTQVMPVPTVAERPAGSSNIVYDTTNFPDGTSDTLAVPVNPSIAAILARYPLPNLPTGSYGANTYATASKVTTNADQFSLRIDHKVSARNQFFARFTMDNLTGPTTNPDQTAVDPAFGVEYLDRQRNVVGTLTTTFNPRLTLESSLSITRSTPGFPTPDYTDPAVKFEDGLFEAFNSAGGSVMQAYGNLFQERENMSFTTARHTLKAGFEIRENADTTYFGTSPNGEYDFGGGTAYATEAIASTSGKHDINVGEPLPDTLSGFLTGSPFAYIVAVAPPGISGGAHIGPAAINRGDYNWYVEDTWKATPTLTLDYGVRWEYYTPITERANRTGSPRVVSGKLEYLVNPQPGYSTTWNGWGPRVQASWAPVKNLTVHLGGAVTVIPPNIWQDNMLTGSTPFVIYPRRQSSSSAPLAYGFTITPSILPIAYDLSGNDILAKGTKEIPANTPMDVDRYEKDLATVTSSGAVSALNLSGINKSFGNGTLYTWTLGLERKVANLTADLGYVGTAAQKLPRISFPNAYPGATPEFAPYTEFNSAGEIAGGFGVLNLMTNDVHSNYNAMQASLSGSVGHGGPGIQASYTFSKSIDTSSLVFGGTGSTGATTSGASQDPFDLRAEKGPSAFDATHNFGLSAAEDLHLESASFLSALPRSFTYGWELLSISSISSGAPFTVYSGIQQTGDGANGVDRPDQIAIPKLSTARTIRQDYFGMGAANASTYFNIPVHIAGGTGPNLGRFGTLGRNTFRGPAYYDYDFAMIKDTPFGRRSSGAERIDLQFRGEFFNLFNIVNMGLPANILNGSGFGEISKTAGTSRQIQFSLKLIY is encoded by the coding sequence ATGAAGTGGACATGTAAGAGATTCGCAGGCTCTGTGAGGAAGTTGCTGGTGCTGGGGTGCGCGATTGCAGCGCCCCTCTGTGCGCAGGAGCAGACCGTTGTCGCCTGGCATGGTCTGCTGCGCAACAGCGAAGGTGCTCCGATTGCTGGCGCCGAAGTGAGGCTTTCGGGAGCGGCAACGGCCCAGGCGGACACCGTTGCCGATGGAAGCTTCACGGTTCCTGCGCTCCCCGCCGGGCAGTACAGGCTCACGATTGACGCTGAGGGAAAAACCGTTAGGTATGGGCAGTCAATCGACCTGACGCCCGCACCACCAGCTGTCGTCATCACGCTATCCAGCCGTGGTGAAATCGCGGTCGCGGCGCGGCATGACACGGGCGCGACTGGAGGTGAGGCGCTTTCCAGTCAGACGGTGAGTTCTCTACCTCTGAATGGGCGCGACTTCAGCACGCTGCTGCTGCTGGCCGCAGGCACCATGACGGATACCAACGGAGCAACGAACTTTACCCAGCAGTTTGCCATTAACGGTCAGCGCGGCGTGGAAGCAACATTTGCCATGGACGGCTCGGACATCAGCGATCCGGAGATGGGTGGGAGTATCATGCCGAACTTCAACGTTGACGCAATCCAGGAATTGCAATCCAGCTCCGGCTGGATGCCAGCCGATATCGGTCGTGGGGCGGCAGGCTTCACCAACATCATCACGCGCTCTGGGAAAAGTGGCTTCCACGGCTCATTTTTTGAATTCGTGCGGAACTCTGCATTTGACGCCCGCAACTACTTTGATAATCCGACACCGGCGTATCCAGGGCGTATTCCCCCTTTTCGGCGCAACGAGTTTGGATTCACGAATGGCGGACCTGTGTACATTCCGCACCTATACAACGGCCGCCAGCAAACATTCTATGCAACGGAATATCAGGGGTTTCGCCAAGTACTCGGCACGACGCAGGTGATGCCCGTGCCGACGGTTGCAGAGAGGCCTGCAGGCAGTTCGAATATCGTCTATGACACTACGAATTTTCCAGATGGCACATCCGACACGCTGGCCGTGCCGGTAAACCCTTCGATTGCAGCAATTCTGGCCCGCTATCCGCTACCGAATTTGCCAACCGGGTCCTACGGTGCGAACACCTATGCGACGGCGTCGAAGGTGACAACAAATGCGGATCAGTTCTCGCTGCGTATTGATCACAAGGTATCCGCACGCAACCAGTTCTTTGCCCGGTTCACGATGGATAATTTGACGGGGCCAACGACCAATCCGGACCAGACGGCGGTCGATCCCGCATTTGGAGTCGAATACCTGGATCGGCAGCGCAATGTTGTCGGTACACTCACGACTACATTCAATCCCAGGCTGACGCTGGAGTCATCGCTTTCGATTACTCGCTCCACTCCGGGCTTTCCCACACCTGACTACACCGATCCTGCAGTCAAGTTTGAGGATGGCCTTTTCGAGGCCTTCAATAGTGCGGGCGGTTCGGTGATGCAGGCGTATGGCAACCTTTTTCAAGAGCGGGAGAACATGAGCTTCACCACCGCGCGACATACCCTGAAGGCAGGTTTCGAGATCAGGGAAAATGCGGATACGACCTATTTTGGTACCTCACCGAACGGAGAGTACGACTTTGGCGGCGGCACCGCCTACGCGACGGAAGCGATCGCATCAACAAGTGGCAAGCACGACATCAATGTGGGCGAGCCGCTGCCCGATACACTTTCCGGCTTCCTTACCGGCTCCCCTTTTGCATACATCGTTGCCGTGGCGCCGCCCGGAATTTCTGGAGGCGCACACATTGGCCCTGCTGCAATCAACCGCGGGGATTACAACTGGTACGTCGAAGATACATGGAAGGCCACACCAACATTGACACTCGATTATGGTGTCCGCTGGGAATACTACACGCCGATCACCGAACGCGCTAATCGCACCGGATCGCCCCGAGTAGTGAGCGGGAAGCTGGAGTACCTCGTCAATCCGCAGCCCGGCTATTCGACCACTTGGAACGGTTGGGGGCCAAGGGTGCAGGCCTCCTGGGCGCCGGTCAAAAACCTCACGGTGCACCTAGGCGGAGCGGTGACAGTGATTCCACCAAATATCTGGCAAGACAACATGCTCACCGGCTCCACTCCTTTCGTGATCTACCCACGGCGCCAGTCTTCTTCGAGCGCACCATTGGCTTATGGGTTCACCATCACTCCATCGATATTGCCGATTGCCTACGATCTGAGCGGCAATGACATCCTGGCGAAGGGAACGAAGGAGATTCCTGCCAACACGCCGATGGATGTGGACCGCTACGAGAAGGATCTGGCCACGGTTACTTCCTCGGGTGCAGTGAGCGCGCTCAATCTATCTGGCATCAACAAGAGCTTCGGCAATGGAACGCTCTATACCTGGACCCTTGGCCTTGAGCGCAAAGTCGCCAACCTCACTGCAGATCTAGGCTATGTAGGCACCGCAGCCCAGAAGCTGCCTCGCATAAGCTTTCCAAATGCATACCCCGGTGCAACGCCGGAGTTTGCTCCTTATACAGAGTTCAACTCTGCGGGCGAAATTGCGGGGGGATTCGGCGTATTGAACTTGATGACCAATGATGTTCACTCCAACTACAACGCGATGCAAGCGTCGCTCTCGGGAAGCGTGGGCCACGGCGGCCCTGGTATCCAGGCCTCCTACACGTTCAGCAAATCCATCGATACCTCGTCGCTCGTGTTCGGCGGCACGGGATCGACAGGAGCGACAACCTCAGGTGCGTCGCAAGACCCATTCGACTTGCGCGCAGAGAAGGGGCCGTCGGCTTTTGATGCAACGCATAACTTTGGATTGAGCGCCGCGGAAGATCTGCACTTAGAGAGCGCGAGTTTCCTGAGCGCTCTTCCGCGCAGTTTCACTTACGGATGGGAATTGCTTTCCATCTCGTCTATTTCATCTGGCGCGCCATTCACGGTCTACTCAGGCATTCAGCAGACAGGTGACGGAGCGAACGGCGTCGACCGGCCAGATCAGATTGCAATACCAAAGCTGTCAACTGCCCGAACAATCCGCCAAGACTACTTCGGTATGGGAGCCGCTAACGCCAGTACTTATTTCAATATCCCCGTTCATATTGCTGGTGGCACCGGTCCCAACCTGGGGCGCTTTGGCACGCTCGGACGCAATACCTTCCGCGGACCCGCCTACTACGACTACGACTTCGCGATGATCAAAGATACTCCGTTCGGGCGTAGATCCTCTGGCGCAGAGCGCATCGATCTGCAGTTCCGGGGCGAGTTTTTCAATCTCTTCAACATCGTCAATATGGGGCTGCCGGCAAATATCCTGAACGGCTCCGGCTTTGGTGAGATATCGAAGACTGCCGGAACTTCGCGGCAGATCCAGTTCTCTCTGAAGTTGATTTACTAA
- a CDS encoding carboxypeptidase-like regulatory domain-containing protein encodes MPGFLLAAISVVALTHAFAQDSDSAKRGRKYKAPPPTSHVVVTVVRATNGKPIEDAAVIFHPLMDGHDNGNMELKTNEDGKTTIDLLVTGSSVRVQIIADGFQTYGNDYKIDKDNMAIDVKLKRPVAQYSIYKKSEGAAASTDKPADAPKDTAPDASKDPKNGDAKDGAAKDATPDAPKNDSSPQDSAATPK; translated from the coding sequence GTGCCCGGTTTCTTGCTCGCCGCGATCAGCGTCGTTGCTTTGACGCACGCTTTCGCCCAGGATTCGGACTCGGCCAAGCGGGGCCGGAAATACAAAGCGCCACCGCCGACCTCGCATGTCGTTGTGACTGTCGTTCGGGCTACGAACGGCAAGCCGATTGAAGACGCGGCGGTGATCTTTCATCCCCTTATGGACGGACACGACAACGGAAACATGGAGCTGAAGACCAACGAAGATGGCAAGACGACCATCGATCTGCTGGTTACGGGCTCAAGCGTTCGCGTGCAGATCATTGCGGATGGCTTCCAGACCTATGGTAATGACTACAAGATAGACAAGGACAATATGGCGATTGACGTCAAACTCAAGCGCCCAGTTGCTCAGTACTCCATTTACAAGAAGAGCGAAGGAGCTGCGGCAAGCACAGACAAGCCTGCGGATGCTCCGAAGGATACCGCTCCCGATGCTTCCAAGGACCCGAAGAATGGAGATGCGAAGGATGGCGCGGCGAAGGACGCGACGCCTGATGCTCCCAAGAATGATTCATCACCGCAGGATTCGGCGGCTACGCCGAAGTAG